The following proteins are encoded in a genomic region of Mycoplasmopsis columbinasalis:
- a CDS encoding GIY-YIG nuclease family protein, whose protein sequence is MTKEEILKKLKGVTTSAGIYLWKNAEDEVVYVGKAKNLRNRMHQYFEGAENSYKTSKLVQDIADFEVFVVNNDKEALLLERQFISKYNPVYNILLRDDKKYPYIKVELKQKLFINLSFKVKHSDSPTSFYFGPFPNGYGARPILKLLEREAFYEKGLYIKNDDYEFWKEKFEKIKGILKFNSSYINELERKMYEAADNNQFAIAKDLKDCWTYLKKLNENQVIELKEISDIDVFSAKEIDNFLYINIIFYRYGILIHREFYTIPIKIDLKHTFETFVNRFYNLNLIPNKIISNINISDFEFDFSNLSQKFILPKTGINAQILSLGLQNIDEYYKNNHLQIKDKAREAQAMLELLKTYVPVKDLKQIVLFDNSNLNNTNPIGVAVVYIDGVKSKSLYRKYNHENLIDQHADVQYMKMTAEKYLRNLNFNVLPSLIIVDGGLQQVNAVQKVLNFLDLDIPLVGLVKDDKHRTRALINLEREEVEIADKKLFSFLAEMQIEVDRFAKEHFRTRHRISSLDGKLRSIKGLGEMMENRLLSHFKSYSDIYNASVEELSKVVPKHIAEKIFNKEFLKK, encoded by the coding sequence ATGACAAAAGAAGAAATACTTAAAAAACTTAAAGGTGTTACCACTTCTGCAGGAATTTATCTTTGAAAAAATGCCGAAGATGAAGTGGTTTACGTCGGAAAAGCAAAAAACCTCAGAAATAGAATGCATCAATATTTTGAGGGAGCAGAAAATTCATACAAAACTTCAAAATTAGTCCAAGACATTGCTGATTTTGAAGTTTTTGTCGTCAACAATGATAAGGAAGCCTTACTGTTAGAACGCCAATTTATCAGCAAATATAATCCAGTCTACAATATTTTGCTTCGTGATGACAAGAAATATCCATATATTAAAGTTGAATTAAAACAAAAACTTTTCATTAATCTTTCTTTTAAAGTTAAGCATAGCGATTCGCCAACTTCTTTCTATTTTGGCCCTTTTCCGAATGGATATGGAGCCAGACCAATTTTAAAATTATTAGAAAGAGAAGCTTTTTATGAAAAAGGTCTATATATAAAAAATGATGACTATGAATTTTGAAAAGAAAAATTCGAAAAAATCAAAGGAATTTTAAAATTCAACAGCTCATATATTAATGAATTAGAAAGGAAAATGTATGAAGCTGCAGATAATAATCAATTTGCTATCGCTAAAGATTTAAAAGATTGTTGAACTTATTTGAAAAAATTAAACGAAAACCAAGTTATTGAATTAAAAGAAATAAGTGACATCGACGTGTTTTCAGCTAAAGAAATTGATAACTTTCTTTATATAAACATAATTTTTTATCGTTATGGAATTTTGATTCACCGTGAGTTTTACACAATACCAATTAAAATTGACTTAAAACACACTTTTGAAACGTTTGTGAACCGTTTTTACAATTTAAATTTGATACCTAACAAAATTATTTCAAACATTAACATCAGTGATTTTGAATTTGATTTTTCAAATCTTTCGCAAAAATTTATTCTCCCAAAAACTGGTATTAATGCTCAAATTTTAAGTTTGGGTTTACAAAACATTGATGAATATTACAAAAATAATCATTTACAAATTAAAGACAAAGCTAGAGAAGCGCAAGCAATGTTAGAGTTGCTTAAAACATATGTACCTGTTAAAGATTTAAAGCAAATTGTTTTATTTGATAATTCAAATTTGAATAATACAAACCCAATTGGAGTAGCAGTTGTTTATATTGATGGTGTAAAAAGTAAAAGTCTTTACCGAAAATATAATCACGAAAATTTAATTGATCAACACGCTGATGTCCAATATATGAAAATGACTGCTGAAAAATATTTACGAAATCTTAACTTCAATGTTTTGCCATCGCTAATTATTGTTGATGGCGGACTTCAACAAGTTAATGCTGTACAAAAAGTTTTGAACTTTCTAGATTTAGATATTCCTTTAGTTGGGCTTGTAAAAGATGACAAACACAGAACAAGAGCATTGATTAACTTAGAACGTGAGGAAGTTGAAATTGCAGATAAAAAACTTTTTTCTTTTTTAGCAGAAATGCAAATAGAAGTTGATCGCTTCGCAAAAGAACATTTTCGAACTCGCCATAGAATTTCATCTCTAGATGGAAAATTGCGTTCGATTAAAGGTTTAGGCGAAATGATGGAAAATAGATTACTAAGTCATTTTAAATCTTATAGTGACATATATAATGCTTCTGTAGAAGAACTTTCGAAAGTTGTTCCTAAACATATTGCGGAAAAAATTTTTAATAAAGAATTTCTTAAAAAATAA
- a CDS encoding thioredoxin family protein, whose amino-acid sequence MKKISFKELDNILLLPENKNKLFFIEFSVTWCGDCKMMQPIVNALIDDYKQNENVIFLEIDAEEAGIFRDPTSKWQVLKVPTFVFVKNNQIQKTCYEYYPKELLAQFIENYID is encoded by the coding sequence ATGAAAAAAATAAGTTTTAAAGAGTTAGACAACATTTTACTCTTGCCAGAAAATAAAAATAAATTATTTTTTATTGAATTTTCCGTAACGTGATGTGGTGACTGCAAAATGATGCAACCTATAGTAAATGCACTTATTGATGATTATAAACAAAATGAAAATGTCATTTTTTTAGAAATTGATGCGGAAGAAGCGGGTATTTTTAGAGATCCTACTTCTAAATGACAAGTTTTAAAAGTTCCTACTTTTGTTTTTGTTAAAAACAATCAAATTCAAAAAACTTGCTACGAATACTATCCTAAAGAACTTCTTGCTCAATTCATTGAAAACTATATTGACTAA
- a CDS encoding 5'-3' exonuclease, which yields MNKFLLIDGNLLMFKSFYATYNPNVPEKILKNSKGIYTNAIYVFLKSLFKILDYINPTHLMIAFDASSQTWRKQEFANYKEGRSKTPEILFSQFDILKVLLTKLNCFWLQHEGDEADDIIATFTKNPGFHYYVFSNDKDLLQLVDENVTIVQTGKTDYENPYKIISNQNFFQIFNLFPNQIPDFKGLAGDSSDNIPGVNQIGEKKAITLLQKFGNIDSIYKNIDEIKSKLRENLENEKELAFFYKKIATLNKDVQIDYSLGQCINFFDGDLTDAIKMLEDLELKSIANRIKNFTIKW from the coding sequence ATGAACAAATTTCTATTAATAGACGGAAATTTATTAATGTTTAAGTCATTTTATGCAACGTATAATCCGAATGTACCTGAAAAAATTTTAAAAAATAGTAAGGGTATTTACACAAATGCAATTTATGTCTTTTTAAAATCTTTGTTCAAAATTTTGGACTATATTAACCCAACACATTTAATGATTGCTTTTGATGCAAGTTCGCAAACTTGACGAAAACAAGAATTCGCAAACTACAAAGAAGGTCGAAGTAAAACGCCAGAAATTCTTTTTAGTCAGTTCGATATTTTAAAAGTATTACTCACAAAATTAAATTGTTTTTGACTTCAACACGAGGGAGATGAAGCGGACGATATAATTGCCACTTTTACAAAGAACCCAGGTTTTCATTACTATGTTTTTTCAAATGATAAGGATTTGCTTCAACTTGTTGACGAAAATGTAACTATAGTTCAAACAGGAAAAACGGATTACGAAAACCCTTATAAAATTATTTCCAATCAAAATTTCTTCCAAATTTTTAATTTATTTCCGAATCAAATTCCTGATTTCAAAGGTCTAGCAGGAGACTCTTCAGATAACATTCCGGGTGTGAATCAAATCGGTGAGAAAAAGGCAATAACTTTATTACAAAAATTTGGCAATATTGATTCTATTTATAAAAACATTGATGAAATTAAAAGCAAATTGCGCGAAAATCTAGAAAACGAAAAGGAATTAGCTTTTTTTTATAAAAAAATAGCGACTTTAAACAAAGATGTTCAAATTGATTATTCACTTGGTCAATGTATAAATTTTTTTGATGGTGACTTAACTGACGCAATCAAGATGCTCGAAGATCTCGAACTAAAGTCAATAGCAAATAGAATAAAAAACTTTACTATAAAATGATAA
- the dnaE gene encoding DNA polymerase III subunit alpha, with the protein MKLIHLYNQTHYSFLDSLISVEDLVKTNAKNGVSAVALTDHNNLFALGEFLDACKKYKIKPIIGVDLDTIINNYVYRIVLLAKNNVGYQRLNELIHFVNKHGPVPIEKFQDDDNLYLIDHPSKGFYTLDNRNMYSDFFEKNSNFYTIRKYKALSNNEIVVRENKILFASQNQALKTLQKIGNLPVSQIDFPDYDNEFSNDTDTIIFNRINEIVINCNVTFEKKNLNLAHFNNFTDQEAESYFNKLLEESVRARIDELEEYDSWLQRLNYERKVIRDFGFINYFLIIQDLIKWAKSQNIAIGPGRGSAAGSLVSYLLGITDVNPLKYDLLFERFLNPDRKTWPDIDIDIQDDRRNEVFEYVQQKYGYANTALISTFQTMGAKNSIRDVARTLGISVAEVNRISKLIPFNATLAETYAQNFAFRDAIQQHPNLYELAVQLEGLPRQYGYHPAGLIVANTPILKDLPAFEVSDMNFLQVQLSMKHIEEFGFLKIDLLGLKTLTEIADIEAEIPVEARFDSLYKRDSRVINDPSVLMMLNDGYTEGIFQLESNGMKSTIKKVKLEVFDDLYAVISLFRPGPKNYIDTYAQRKNEKVDYPKVERNYNAIVEKTYGIIVYQEQITQIAQKVALMSPGEADFLRRAISKKNEELIQEYQSKFIAGAVQNGLSHEFANEIYENIKLFGLYGFNKSHAVSYAYLTIKMAFYKCYYPAFFYKALVSNNSQSQDTIIQYVQEAQEMGFAVESPNIFYSSKKCEVHNNKLYLPFNIIKGFGAESVKKIVADKSIHKEYSQNLIETLLRLKAADIKNNHIETLIKANVFRDFNTIKNVLYIFNNVIDSLPKPPKNLDDPYTFYIQQAQALKSVEELMNNKALTINEIDYEKTCEEEALGTTFNAVYSRIYEKNYPKRLNEIKYGQPPSLYVVEFVSLKKNSGKNFYTLICKDTSKTMRFFLSSYLKEKFNGITTYKVVELKIEWNKANKNPQVLDWKGII; encoded by the coding sequence ATGAAATTAATTCATTTGTATAACCAAACACATTATTCTTTTTTAGATTCTTTAATAAGTGTTGAAGATTTAGTAAAAACCAATGCCAAAAATGGAGTAAGTGCTGTCGCTTTAACCGATCACAATAATTTATTTGCACTTGGTGAATTTTTGGATGCTTGCAAAAAGTACAAAATTAAACCAATTATTGGTGTTGATTTAGATACTATAATTAACAATTATGTCTATAGAATAGTGTTATTAGCAAAAAACAACGTTGGATACCAACGTCTTAATGAATTAATTCATTTTGTCAACAAACATGGACCAGTGCCTATTGAAAAATTTCAAGACGACGACAATCTTTATTTAATTGATCACCCTTCAAAAGGTTTTTATACTCTGGACAATCGCAATATGTATTCGGATTTTTTTGAAAAAAATTCTAATTTTTATACTATCAGAAAATACAAAGCGTTATCAAATAATGAAATTGTTGTGCGGGAAAATAAAATTTTGTTCGCCAGTCAAAACCAAGCACTTAAAACTTTACAAAAAATCGGTAATTTACCTGTTTCACAAATTGATTTCCCCGATTATGATAACGAATTTAGCAATGACACTGATACTATAATTTTTAATCGTATTAACGAAATTGTGATTAATTGTAATGTTACTTTTGAAAAGAAAAATTTAAATTTAGCACACTTTAACAATTTCACCGACCAAGAAGCCGAAAGTTACTTTAACAAATTACTTGAAGAAAGTGTCAGAGCGAGAATTGATGAATTAGAAGAGTATGACTCTTGGTTGCAAAGACTAAATTATGAACGTAAAGTTATTCGAGATTTTGGTTTTATTAATTACTTTTTAATTATTCAAGATTTAATTAAATGAGCTAAAAGTCAAAACATTGCTATTGGTCCTGGACGTGGCAGTGCTGCTGGTTCTCTTGTGTCTTATCTGTTAGGAATTACTGACGTAAACCCCCTGAAATATGATCTTTTGTTTGAAAGATTTTTAAATCCCGATCGAAAAACTTGACCTGATATTGATATTGACATTCAAGATGATCGCAGAAATGAAGTTTTTGAATATGTACAACAAAAATATGGTTATGCTAATACTGCTTTGATTAGCACTTTCCAAACTATGGGAGCAAAAAATTCAATTCGAGATGTAGCGCGAACACTAGGAATTTCAGTTGCAGAAGTTAACAGAATTTCGAAGCTAATTCCTTTTAACGCAACCTTGGCTGAAACTTACGCGCAAAACTTCGCTTTTCGTGATGCAATTCAACAACATCCTAATTTATATGAATTAGCTGTACAACTTGAAGGCCTGCCAAGACAATATGGTTACCATCCAGCTGGTTTAATCGTTGCTAACACGCCAATTTTAAAAGATTTGCCTGCATTCGAAGTTTCTGATATGAATTTTTTACAAGTTCAATTATCAATGAAACACATTGAAGAATTTGGTTTCTTAAAAATTGATTTGCTTGGTTTAAAAACATTGACTGAAATTGCTGATATTGAAGCGGAAATTCCCGTCGAAGCAAGGTTTGATTCCTTATACAAAAGAGATTCAAGAGTAATTAACGATCCAAGCGTTTTAATGATGTTAAATGATGGTTATACTGAAGGAATTTTTCAGCTTGAATCAAACGGAATGAAAAGTACTATTAAAAAAGTTAAACTGGAAGTTTTTGACGATTTATACGCGGTAATTTCTCTTTTTAGACCTGGACCAAAAAATTACATTGATACTTATGCTCAACGTAAGAATGAAAAAGTTGATTATCCAAAAGTCGAAAGAAATTACAATGCAATCGTTGAAAAAACTTATGGAATTATTGTTTACCAAGAACAGATAACGCAAATTGCGCAAAAAGTAGCTTTGATGTCGCCTGGAGAAGCAGATTTCTTGCGACGTGCAATTAGCAAGAAAAATGAAGAATTAATTCAAGAGTATCAAAGTAAATTTATTGCGGGCGCTGTACAAAATGGATTGAGCCATGAATTTGCTAATGAAATTTACGAAAACATCAAACTTTTTGGTCTTTATGGTTTTAACAAGTCACACGCAGTAAGTTATGCATATTTAACTATTAAAATGGCTTTTTACAAGTGCTATTATCCTGCGTTTTTCTACAAAGCTTTAGTTTCAAATAATTCACAATCGCAAGATACGATTATTCAGTATGTTCAAGAAGCGCAAGAAATGGGTTTTGCTGTTGAATCTCCAAACATTTTTTACTCTTCGAAAAAATGTGAAGTTCACAATAATAAACTTTACTTGCCTTTCAATATTATTAAGGGTTTTGGAGCTGAAAGTGTAAAGAAAATTGTTGCGGATAAGTCTATACACAAGGAATATTCGCAAAACCTCATCGAAACATTATTAAGATTAAAAGCTGCTGATATTAAAAACAACCACATCGAAACTTTAATCAAAGCTAATGTGTTTAGAGACTTTAACACAATTAAAAATGTACTTTATATTTTTAACAACGTTATCGACTCACTACCTAAACCACCAAAAAACCTTGATGATCCTTATACATTTTATATTCAACAAGCACAGGCACTTAAAAGCGTCGAAGAATTAATGAATAATAAGGCGCTTACTATTAATGAAATTGATTACGAAAAAACTTGTGAAGAAGAAGCTTTAGGAACGACTTTTAACGCTGTTTATTCGCGAATTTACGAAAAAAACTATCCAAAAAGATTGAATGAAATTAAATATGGTCAGCCTCCAAGTTTGTACGTTGTTGAATTTGTTTCATTAAAAAAGAACTCTGGCAAGAACTTTTACACACTAATTTGTAAGGACACTTCAAAAACAATGAGGTTTTTCTTAAGTTCTTATCTGAAAGAAAAATTTAACGGTATTACCACATATAAGGTAGTAGAACTGAAAATAGAATGAAACAAAGCGAATAAAAATCCACAAGTGTTAGATTGAAAAGGAATTATTTAA
- the adhP gene encoding alcohol dehydrogenase AdhP, protein MKAFVVRAPKQWSVEEVEIPKPKYKEVLIKMETSGVCHTDLHAANFDWLVQPKYPLIPGHEGIGIVTKLGEGCTRLKVGDRVCLAWLHDACGSCEFCLQGEETLCPNQNMSAYTKDGSFAEYAIGHEDFVGIVPEKLDLITGAPVVCAGVTTYKAIKRANVRAGQWVAVIGVGGLGQLAIQYAKAMGYRPIGVDLTDEKCDLALKSGAEFAFNSAKDPNWVQNLIKATNGGAHGVINTSVSKQAAQNGMDILRRNGRQVLVGLPSKDAHGKDEFGVSIFWTVLFERELVGSIVGTRLDLAEALEYAAEGKVKSEVTRVVRIDEIPEIFDKLQKGEFLGRAVIDFRK, encoded by the coding sequence ATGAAAGCTTTTGTCGTTCGTGCTCCAAAACAATGAAGCGTCGAAGAAGTTGAAATTCCAAAACCAAAATACAAAGAAGTGCTTATTAAGATGGAAACATCTGGCGTTTGCCACACTGATTTACATGCCGCTAACTTTGACTGGTTAGTACAACCAAAATACCCACTTATTCCTGGCCATGAAGGTATCGGAATTGTTACAAAGCTTGGTGAAGGTTGCACCAGACTTAAAGTTGGTGACAGAGTTTGTTTAGCTTGACTCCACGATGCATGTGGCAGCTGTGAATTCTGTTTACAAGGTGAAGAAACACTTTGTCCAAACCAAAATATGTCAGCTTACACCAAAGATGGTTCATTTGCTGAATACGCAATTGGCCACGAAGACTTTGTTGGTATCGTGCCTGAAAAACTTGACCTTATCACAGGCGCTCCTGTTGTGTGTGCTGGTGTGACAACTTACAAAGCAATCAAGCGTGCTAACGTAAGAGCTGGTCAATGAGTAGCAGTAATTGGAGTTGGCGGACTTGGACAACTTGCAATTCAATATGCAAAAGCAATGGGCTACCGTCCAATTGGTGTTGATTTAACCGATGAAAAATGTGACTTAGCACTTAAAAGTGGTGCAGAATTTGCTTTCAACTCAGCTAAAGATCCTAACTGAGTACAAAACTTAATTAAAGCTACCAATGGTGGTGCTCATGGTGTAATTAACACCTCAGTGTCAAAACAAGCAGCTCAAAACGGTATGGACATTTTACGTCGTAATGGTCGTCAAGTTCTTGTTGGTTTACCATCAAAAGATGCGCATGGTAAAGATGAATTTGGTGTTTCAATCTTCTGAACAGTACTTTTTGAAAGAGAACTTGTTGGTTCTATTGTTGGAACCAGACTCGACTTAGCTGAAGCGCTTGAATACGCAGCTGAAGGTAAAGTAAAATCAGAAGTTACTCGTGTAGTAAGAATTGACGAAATTCCAGAAATTTTTGACAAATTACAAAAAGGTGAATTCTTAGGTCGTGCTGTAATCGACTTTAGAAAATAA
- a CDS encoding M13-type metalloendopeptidase — translation MDRTLLKENFYRAVNKEWLAKTKIPNNRPSIGTFVEIHLKNEKRVEKLADELEQKFVNNKLTDPILQNFAKFYQLTTNATKRDELGVTPLLPYLEELKQLDSLEDYWSKYSHLALNGFNAILNFSVYADFANSQNQILYVEPATIILPEISYYKDDHPQKKVLLRAYDKGAKKILAQLGFSPEEIRALLKGTHKFDENLAAYYPSGLELSDYSKMYNPLTLKEFNKFSKNVKLSTLVQELTGKDVKIVSPTYPRFFENLDKVVNRRNWNQFKSWLIVTTALDFAKYADDATRVTATQFGRVVSGVKRPKAPKKVATDLAVSFFSMPVGMAFVDKYFSNKIKKDVEKKVATMIEIYAQRLQNNTWLSPATKEKALLKLRTLDVQIGYPKEFRPFYKDFKVSSYAEGGNLLANVIELAKVRMKWSFSCIDTPVNKNFWGMAPNVVNAYYSPVFNQIVFPAAILNEPFYSTKQSSAANYGGIGAVIAHEISHAFDNHGAQFDEKGNLNMWWTQADFDTFTELGKKMIDLFDGVETFGGKCDGKLTLSENIADAGGISCALAASKLDPDHSSEDFFISWATIWRQLMTENAAKVLLVTDPHASTELRANMQLKNLDEFYETFDIKEGDKMFLPKEKRVTIW, via the coding sequence ATGGACCGTACACTTCTTAAAGAAAATTTTTATCGTGCCGTGAATAAAGAGTGACTTGCGAAAACAAAGATTCCAAACAATCGACCAAGTATTGGTACTTTTGTGGAAATTCACCTAAAGAACGAAAAGAGAGTAGAAAAATTAGCAGACGAACTTGAGCAAAAATTTGTTAACAACAAATTGACAGACCCAATTTTACAAAACTTCGCAAAATTTTATCAACTCACAACTAATGCTACTAAGAGAGATGAACTCGGAGTGACTCCGTTACTTCCTTATCTCGAAGAACTTAAACAACTCGATTCACTTGAAGATTACTGAAGCAAGTATTCGCATCTTGCGCTAAATGGCTTTAATGCAATTCTTAACTTTTCAGTTTATGCAGATTTTGCTAACAGTCAAAATCAAATTTTGTACGTTGAACCAGCAACAATTATCTTGCCTGAAATTTCATACTACAAAGATGATCATCCACAAAAGAAAGTTTTACTTCGTGCCTATGACAAAGGCGCAAAGAAAATTCTTGCTCAACTTGGTTTTAGCCCAGAAGAAATTCGTGCATTGTTAAAAGGTACACATAAATTTGATGAAAATTTAGCGGCTTACTACCCAAGCGGCCTTGAATTATCTGATTATTCAAAAATGTATAACCCACTTACTTTGAAAGAATTCAATAAGTTTTCAAAGAATGTGAAGTTATCAACCTTAGTGCAAGAATTAACTGGTAAAGATGTCAAAATTGTTTCACCAACTTACCCAAGATTCTTCGAAAATCTTGACAAAGTTGTTAACCGTCGTAACTGAAACCAATTCAAATCATGATTAATTGTTACTACAGCACTTGATTTTGCTAAGTATGCTGATGACGCTACTAGAGTAACCGCAACCCAATTTGGTCGTGTAGTTTCTGGTGTTAAGAGACCAAAAGCACCAAAAAAAGTAGCAACAGACCTTGCTGTGAGCTTCTTTTCAATGCCAGTGGGAATGGCTTTTGTGGACAAATACTTTTCAAATAAAATCAAAAAAGACGTTGAGAAAAAAGTTGCTACAATGATCGAGATTTATGCGCAAAGATTACAAAACAACACCTGACTTTCACCAGCAACTAAAGAAAAAGCTTTACTCAAATTGAGAACTTTAGACGTGCAAATTGGTTATCCAAAAGAATTTCGTCCATTTTACAAAGACTTTAAAGTTAGTTCATACGCTGAAGGCGGTAATTTATTGGCAAACGTAATCGAACTCGCAAAAGTCAGAATGAAGTGAAGCTTTTCATGCATCGACACACCAGTTAACAAAAACTTCTGAGGTATGGCGCCAAACGTAGTGAATGCATACTACTCACCTGTATTTAACCAAATTGTTTTCCCAGCTGCTATTTTAAATGAACCATTTTACTCGACAAAACAAAGTTCAGCAGCTAATTATGGTGGTATTGGTGCCGTGATCGCACACGAAATTAGTCACGCTTTTGACAATCACGGAGCACAATTCGATGAAAAAGGTAACTTGAATATGTGATGAACCCAAGCGGACTTTGATACTTTCACCGAATTAGGTAAAAAAATGATTGATTTATTTGATGGCGTGGAAACCTTCGGTGGTAAATGCGATGGAAAGTTAACTCTCTCAGAAAATATTGCTGATGCCGGTGGAATTTCTTGTGCTTTAGCAGCATCAAAACTTGATCCAGATCATTCTTCAGAAGATTTCTTCATTAGTTGAGCAACAATCTGAAGACAACTTATGACGGAAAATGCAGCCAAAGTTTTACTTGTGACTGACCCGCATGCTTCAACTGAATTAAGAGCAAATATGCAACTTAAAAATCTTGACGAATTTTACGAAACTTTCGATATAAAAGAAGGCGACAAGATGTTCTTGCCAAAAGAAAAGAGAGTTACGATTTGATAA
- a CDS encoding MAGa7180 family putative nuclease, producing MSSILKRFYNGKDYVLDEEAQEVRLLPDFHKELLESPNKFKKFKKFGGSSIGDVFETDAFKSQFNAFCFISRLKMPALQMKYINAGVALEPKVVTFMQKIFPGATIEHIRAEDVEYDYFKNDEIIGGVPDALVPTHKTVLELKAVGAKKRATWVGGVIPEDYKKQAQLYAYLLGYPYYSIVGTFLEETDYTNYDQVNFLKQTQMFNFKVNEAMAQDDIKVVKDFWKKYTNLGRSPKYQLPRDKDQVDYLRCRNEAEWEILFNSWKEKGKVDENIEFR from the coding sequence ATGAGTAGTATTTTAAAAAGATTTTATAACGGTAAAGATTATGTTTTAGACGAAGAAGCACAAGAAGTACGTTTGTTGCCGGATTTCCACAAAGAACTTTTGGAATCGCCAAATAAGTTTAAAAAATTTAAAAAATTTGGTGGGTCATCGATTGGCGATGTTTTTGAAACTGATGCTTTTAAAAGTCAATTTAATGCTTTTTGTTTTATTTCCAGACTTAAAATGCCCGCTTTGCAAATGAAATATATAAATGCGGGTGTTGCACTGGAACCAAAAGTGGTTACTTTTATGCAAAAAATATTTCCTGGTGCCACGATTGAACACATTAGAGCTGAAGATGTTGAATACGATTACTTTAAAAATGACGAAATTATTGGTGGAGTTCCTGATGCGCTAGTACCAACACACAAAACAGTCTTAGAACTTAAAGCCGTTGGGGCAAAAAAACGTGCTACTTGAGTCGGTGGAGTAATTCCAGAAGATTATAAAAAACAAGCGCAATTGTATGCTTATTTACTTGGTTATCCATATTATTCTATTGTGGGTACCTTTTTAGAAGAAACTGATTACACGAATTATGATCAAGTTAATTTTCTTAAACAAACACAAATGTTTAACTTTAAAGTCAATGAGGCTATGGCGCAAGACGATATAAAAGTAGTTAAAGACTTTTGAAAAAAATATACAAACTTAGGTCGTTCACCAAAGTACCAGCTTCCAAGAGATAAAGATCAAGTTGATTACTTAAGATGTCGAAACGAAGCTGAGTGAGAAATTCTTTTTAATAGTTGAAAAGAGAAAGGAAAGGTTGATGAAAACATTGAGTTCAGATAA